The DNA segment GCCGGATATCTGAAAATTAACTGGCGGACGGTCAAAAAATATTTCAAGATGACCGAGGAAGGATTTGAACAATTTCTTCTTCAAAAGGGCAACAAAGACAAAATTCTGGATCCCTATGCAGATTTTGTGCTTTCCCGTTTAAAAGAGTATTCCGACACCACTGCTGCTCAACTCTTTGATTGGCTCAAAGAGGAGTATGCTGACTTGCCTGAGGTGTGCGAAAAAACGATTTACAACTTTGTCATGGATGTTCGTCATAAGCACAACATCCCCGTAGTTGATTCCTTTAGAGAATATTTTCCGGTAGAAGAACTTCCATACGGAGAACAAGCCCAGGTGGATTTCGGGCAATATAATATGCGCCATCACGGCAGGAGAAACAAAAAAGTATACTTTTTTGCTATGGTACTCTCACGAAGCAGAATGAAGTTTATCTGTTTTCTCGATAGGCCATTCACGGCCAAAGAGGTTTGTATAACGCACGAGAGGTCTTTTGAGTATTTTGAAGGCATCCCTCAAACCATCGTTTATGACCAGGACAGAACCATAGTGGTAAATGAAAACATCGGTAACATTATCCTTACTGCTGATTTTAGGAGCTACACCAAATCCAGAAACTTCAAACGGCACTTTTGCCGCAAAGCCGACCCGGAGAGTAAAGGTAAGGTGGAAAACGTTATCGGGTACGTTAAGAAAAACTTCCTCTACAATCGTAAATACATCGATTTGGATACGCTTAACAATCAGGCTATTGCCTGGCTATTAAGAACAGGGAACAATAATGTGCATAATCTCACTAAAAGAAGCCCTTTAAGCGAGTTTCTAATCGAAAAGCAACACTTGTCGCCATACACACCATTAACCATTAAAACAGAAGATATGAAAGCATATACGGTACGGAAAACAAATGAAGTGAATTACCAGGGCAATTTTTATTCCTT comes from the Patescibacteria group bacterium genome and includes:
- a CDS encoding IS21 family transposase, with amino-acid sequence MKKETLNTWIMYHEIQRLGRLGFSKNKIAGYLKINWRTVKKYFKMTEEGFEQFLLQKGNKDKILDPYADFVLSRLKEYSDTTAAQLFDWLKEEYADLPEVCEKTIYNFVMDVRHKHNIPVVDSFREYFPVEELPYGEQAQVDFGQYNMRHHGRRNKKVYFFAMVLSRSRMKFICFLDRPFTAKEVCITHERSFEYFEGIPQTIVYDQDRTIVVNENIGNIILTADFRSYTKSRNFKRHFCRKADPESKGKVENVIGYVKKNFLYNRKYIDLDTLNNQAIAWLLRTGNNNVHNLTKRSPLSEFLIEKQHLSPYTPLTIKTEDMKAYTVRKTNEVNYQGNFYSLPMGTYTGSQTQVLVKQYNGKVEIYSTDKILICSHELSVEKGKSIINTNHRRDKSGSINEMISDTAEYFNDRQKAVEYFRKIQSALPRYQRPLTSD